GTTGGCAGTTAAACAATATCACGTTCTTGACGGCGAAAGTCTACTGGTTTTTTCACCAACTTCTTCTGGAAAAACGTTTATTGCTGAACTTGCTGCAGTTAAACAAGCGCTGGAAAAAAAGAAGGTTATCTTTGCGGTTCCATTGAAATCGCTTGCAGAAGAAAAATTTCGGCAGTTTCAGAATGTTTATACCCTATTCGGTTTGCGAACAGTTATCGCGACTCGCGACCGCATTGAATTTGACCGCAGTATTGAAGAATATCATTTCGAAATAGCTGTTATGGTGTATGAAAAAGTTAATTCGTTATTAATAAAACATCCTAAATTTCTAGACCATATCGGATTGCTAGTGATTGATGAACTGCAGATGCTGGGCGATGAATCTCGGGGAGTTGAACTCGATTTATTACTCACTAAAATTATTTTCGATAGGCAAAAGAACCGAAAAAATCTTCAATTGCTTGGATTATCCGCAGTTCTCGGTGATATAGAACAACTTGCGCGATGGTTAGCTATTCCGGTATTAACTCATGCCGAGCGACCGGTAGAACTACGGAAAGGAATCCTGTATAACGGCATATTCGAATATCAGGAACATAACTCGAAACAAAACGGAGAAGAAATATTTTTCGCACCTGAGACAGGAAATCAAAGAGCGATTCTTCGCACCAAACAATCCGTACATAATGGTTTGATACATCATACGCCTACTTCACCATCAATTGATGGTGATCCATATAATACTGACCAGATATTATCGCTGGTTCAATACCTTGCGGAAGTTAAACATGAATCCAGCGTCGTTTTCGTTCCCAAAAAATCGTTAACTCGGCTTTGGGCGAACATCTTAGCTGATAGAGTTAAACTTGACCCAGCACTCACTGCATTATCTGCAATGAATGAATTTGAAGATAGTCTGGTGAAAGAAGAGTTGTGTCGATTATTGAATCGAGCGATTGCCTATCATAATGCAGATTTAGATATCGAATTCCGTCAGATTATCGAAACCTATTTTCGCTCTGGGGAAATCCGAATTGTTATCGCGACTAGCACGCTCGGGCAAGGAGTGAATTTAAAGGCGAAAAATGCTATTATCGTTCCGCATACTCTCTGCTATCATCGCCAAGAAAAAACTGTTACCCCAACGATGATGAGCAAATCCCAGTTCGAAAATTTCGCTGGTCGCGTTGGTCGGTTCGGGATAGAATCGGAGTTCGGTCGGGCGATTCTCGTTGCGGGAAATGAACATCAACGGTTATCCTATTGGTTATGGTATATCGAGAGACCGTTCGAAAAACTTGCACCGCACTTCCTGCAGGAGAATCTAGAAATGCTCTGTCTGAATTTGATATGTTCCGGTTGGTGTAAAACGGTGAGGGAATTAACCGATTTTATCTGTCGGATGTATCGAAGTTTTGGAATCATTGAACGGAGAGACAGGGTTTTCCTGTCTGATCATTCAGATAATATAACCGCATTTCAACCTGGGACTACTGTCGAATTGAATTCAGATGTTCCTTTGGGCAATAGTATCACTCAATCGATTGACGTTGCACAACAATGGGGATTAATTACCACCTCTGCACGAAATGAATTAGAAGCTACTGCAATCGGCCAAGCAACAGCATCTGCTGGAATAACTTTTGATACTACCCGGCATTTTCTGAACTGGTTGCAACAAGTTGATTCCTGGCATATTTCAGAACTTGAAATACTGCTCGTCAGCGCATTGACTCCGGATGCAAGTCATCTCCTTTTTCCGATAACGAAAAACGAAATCAGAACCGGAATGTATCAAACTGAATTGATGAAACTCATCTTCGAATTGGGGACAGAACCTCGATTGTTTCTTAAGCACATTTTGAACCAGAGTCTACTCCCGATGCAAACGAAATTGCTCGCGATGAAAAAAACCCTGGTTCTCTATCACTGGATCAATGAAATCCCGACGCCAGACCTTGAACGCAGATATCGGGTATATTTCGGTGCGATTAAAAATCTTGCGGAAGAATTCGCTTGGTTAGTTCAAGCGGTATCCGGATTAGCGCAATCGCTCGGTTTACCCAATGAATCTATCGCAATCATGCACCCATTGATTTTGCGGTTACGCTATGGGGTTAAAACAGAATCACTTCCATTGATTCAACTCAATATACCCGGATTAGGTCGGATGCGAGTCGCCTGTTTGGTTCGAGAAGGATATTCAACTCCGGAAGCGATTGCTGAACTTACGCTCGACCAATTATCGAATCTCGTGACCCAACCAGTTGCGGAACGACTACAGCGGCGGATAGCTGACCTTTTACCACCTCGAGTAACGGTTCCATCTGCAGATACTCACGTTCAGCATACTTTAGAGTACGATACGCTCGAACTGCTCGGGATACCAGAGAGAAAACGAACCTTACTTCGCATCAATAACCAAGCAGTCGGGTTACGGAACCGCGATTATTTGATTCTCTTAAAATTAGCGCTAGCAGGCCAAAAGGGAATTAAATGGACGCATAAAGATGAACTTGATAATCCGGATAATGTTTCTCGATATTTATCTCGGTTGCGATGTGCGTTGCGGAGGTTCCAAAAACATAAAAAATATAAACTGATTGATAACGATTTACAGGGATATTATCGTCTCAATCTTCCGCCGGAAAATGTGGTTATCCACTTTGATAATTTCAGCCAGCATTGGCATCATGAGTTTCGAGAAATCATCCAACAGTGGCAACGTTAGGAACGGCATCTTCTCAATTCTACTAAAACTGGATTCGAACCGATTGAAATATAACAGGTTAAGATAAGATTTATTGTCATCTACCCGGAAGGTTAATTGAGCAAACTCCAGACTCTGGAGTTTGCTCAATTAAACTTTGATTTTTTTTTTACTATCAATTTTCTTATTTTAATGCTACAATAAAGCACCGAGATAATTCATTTTGTGTCTATACTATTGGGGTAATTCTCTCGGTGATTATGAGAATAGAGAAATATCTATGCCACAGAAATCGCCTTATAAATCGGTATTGTTAGCTGTGCTATTGAGCGTTTTATATCCCGGATTGGGACATTACTATGTTGGCAGTTATCTACCTGCAATACTTTGGGCAATTATTGGATTTATTACCCAATGGTTTATTTATAGTTGTTATAGTAGCCCGTTAGGATTTAATGAGGCGGGTGGTTGGTCTTATGTTATCATATATCTTGCGATTATCGTTGCAAGTTCTATCCGGGCATATATTGTTGCGGTTAAAAAAAATCAGCATATCGAACATTTGGAAAAAACGAAAAAAGAAGCTAGCCAACGCGACCGCAGCTACGATTTATTACCTAGACGATGACGATTCAATCCTCAACTCTAATCTCTCGATAATGCCTTTATAATGAACCAACCCAGTTTTTATGCGGAAACCACTATCCGAGCGATAGAAATCGTAGTGTGCAAAAGCTCATCTTTAGTGTAGCATCCGCGAGTAAACAGGAAAATTAACCATTATTAGCTGTCGGTTTATAATCTTTTCTATCAGCAATCTTTTTTTCCTGGAGAATCCGATTAAACCGTGGACGGTAGATTAATTCAAACTGGAACTCTTTATCGGGGAATAACTCGAGAACTTTTCGTTTCGTTTCCTCAATTAACTGCTGGGCATGCTCGGTATCAAAATTTCCTACTCGCAACTGTTGAGCAACTAAATCAACCAGCGATTTCAGTTTCCGCATACGCTGTTCTTCTTCATAGATTTCATGCAGTGTTGTCATAACGGAAGTTCCCACCGTTGACGCCGAAATATTCTCGACGCTTACCAGGGGTTATTAGCTCAAATTTCTACGACTAAGCAGGTGATTGTTTTACTCACCCCGCTTACCGCCCGAACCTTCGAGACCACCATATCCCCAAGCTCGTTGATATCTTTCGCTTCTGCATAGGCAATCGCATCATACGGTCCGGTTACCGCTGAAACACATTCTATCCCGTTAATTGCTTTAATCTTCTTTAACGCTTCTTTCGCTTTCCCACCAGTTAACTCGATGAGAATATACGCTGCTGCCATAAAGGTTCACCTCCTCTCTTCTCACAAACGAAAAGGTAAATATATCTCCAGTTAACATTATGTATCAGAGAGCGATCTTTTTCAAGTCGTAGTGTTAACGGTTAACCAAATTATTATTTCAGAATTTGGTATATAGCTACGGACATTGAGCGTCTCTTTTGCGAAATAAACCAAAACAGCTTATAATAATATGACTCAAATAAGATTTTAGAGAGATTATAAAATTGATTACATTGCTTGATAATCGTTGTAATCGTTTTTTTATACTCTGGATAATTAGGTTTTAGTATGGAAGAAAAATATCCATTCCACCAGATCGAAGCGAAATGGCAGAACCTCTGGCAAGAACAACAGGTTGACCGTGCGGAATCACAGTCTAATAAACCAAAATATTATGTGTTAGAAATGTATCCGTATCCTTCCGGAGATATCCATATGGGACATGTCCGGAACTATGCGATTGGCGATGTTATTGCGCGATATAAACGGTTACGAGGGTATAATGTTCTGCATCCGATGGGATTCGACTCGTTCGGTATGCCGTCCGAAACCGCAGCGATTAAACGGAATATGCATCCGCGCACATGGACGTATCAATGTATTGAACGAATGAAAACTCAACTGAAACGGCTCGGATTCTCTTATGATTGGTCTCGGGAAATCCGAACCTGTGATGCAGAATACTATCACTGGAACCAATGGATATTTTTAAAACTCTTTGAAAGAGGATTGGCGTATAAGAAATATGCTGCGGTAAACTGGTGTCCAACTTGCCAGACTGTTCTGGCGAACGAGCAGGTTGAATCTGGGAAATGCTGGCGTTGTGAAAGCACGGTAACCCAAAAAGAATTAGAACAATGGTTCTTGAAAATAACGGAGTATGCAGAACAACTACTCGCTGATTTAGAGAAACTTCCCGGCTGGTCAGACCGAGCGAAATCGTTGCAACGGAATTGGATTGGAAAAAGTTATGGTGTTGAAATAGATTTTCCAGTTCCGGATAAAAACGAAAATATTCGCGTGTTTACCACCCGATGCGATACGATTTTCGGGGCGACGTATGTCGTCTTATCTCCGGAACATCCGTTAGTCGAAAAATTAATTGTTGATTCCCCGGAACGACAAAAGGTTGAAGCGTTTATCCAGAAAGCGAAACAACAAGACCGAACGGTTGAAACTCTGCTTCTTCTAGAAAAAGAAGGGGTATTTACTGGGGTCTATGCAATCAATCCGACGACAAATGAACGTATTCCGATCTGGGTAGCGAATTATGTGTTAATGGAATATGGTACCGGAGCAATTATGGCCGTACCGACCCATGACCAGCGAGATTTCGAGTTTGCGAAACGATATCATCTTCCGCTGCGCGTGGTTATCCAGAATAAAGAACACAATCTTAACGAAGCGACGATGACCTGTGCGTATGAATCTCCGGGGATTATGGTGAACTCCGCCCAGTTCAATGGGTTACCAAGTGAAGAAGCATGGATGCAGATTGCTGATTGGATGGAACAGACCGGTATCGGCAGGAAAACCGTGAATTATCGGATTCGGGATTGGGGAATTT
The genomic region above belongs to bacterium and contains:
- a CDS encoding Lrp/AsnC ligand binding domain-containing protein — its product is MAAAYILIELTGGKAKEALKKIKAINGIECVSAVTGPYDAIAYAEAKDINELGDMVVSKVRAVSGVSKTITCLVVEI
- a CDS encoding DEAD/DEAH box helicase; the protein is MKLRYLEAFNIPQEIISLWEQKYSDKLLPIQELAVKQYHVLDGESLLVFSPTSSGKTFIAELAAVKQALEKKKVIFAVPLKSLAEEKFRQFQNVYTLFGLRTVIATRDRIEFDRSIEEYHFEIAVMVYEKVNSLLIKHPKFLDHIGLLVIDELQMLGDESRGVELDLLLTKIIFDRQKNRKNLQLLGLSAVLGDIEQLARWLAIPVLTHAERPVELRKGILYNGIFEYQEHNSKQNGEEIFFAPETGNQRAILRTKQSVHNGLIHHTPTSPSIDGDPYNTDQILSLVQYLAEVKHESSVVFVPKKSLTRLWANILADRVKLDPALTALSAMNEFEDSLVKEELCRLLNRAIAYHNADLDIEFRQIIETYFRSGEIRIVIATSTLGQGVNLKAKNAIIVPHTLCYHRQEKTVTPTMMSKSQFENFAGRVGRFGIESEFGRAILVAGNEHQRLSYWLWYIERPFEKLAPHFLQENLEMLCLNLICSGWCKTVRELTDFICRMYRSFGIIERRDRVFLSDHSDNITAFQPGTTVELNSDVPLGNSITQSIDVAQQWGLITTSARNELEATAIGQATASAGITFDTTRHFLNWLQQVDSWHISELEILLVSALTPDASHLLFPITKNEIRTGMYQTELMKLIFELGTEPRLFLKHILNQSLLPMQTKLLAMKKTLVLYHWINEIPTPDLERRYRVYFGAIKNLAEEFAWLVQAVSGLAQSLGLPNESIAIMHPLILRLRYGVKTESLPLIQLNIPGLGRMRVACLVREGYSTPEAIAELTLDQLSNLVTQPVAERLQRRIADLLPPRVTVPSADTHVQHTLEYDTLELLGIPERKRTLLRINNQAVGLRNRDYLILLKLALAGQKGIKWTHKDELDNPDNVSRYLSRLRCALRRFQKHKKYKLIDNDLQGYYRLNLPPENVVIHFDNFSQHWHHEFREIIQQWQR
- the leuS gene encoding leucine--tRNA ligase, with translation MEEKYPFHQIEAKWQNLWQEQQVDRAESQSNKPKYYVLEMYPYPSGDIHMGHVRNYAIGDVIARYKRLRGYNVLHPMGFDSFGMPSETAAIKRNMHPRTWTYQCIERMKTQLKRLGFSYDWSREIRTCDAEYYHWNQWIFLKLFERGLAYKKYAAVNWCPTCQTVLANEQVESGKCWRCESTVTQKELEQWFLKITEYAEQLLADLEKLPGWSDRAKSLQRNWIGKSYGVEIDFPVPDKNENIRVFTTRCDTIFGATYVVLSPEHPLVEKLIVDSPERQKVEAFIQKAKQQDRTVETLLLLEKEGVFTGVYAINPTTNERIPIWVANYVLMEYGTGAIMAVPTHDQRDFEFAKRYHLPLRVVIQNKEHNLNEATMTCAYESPGIMVNSAQFNGLPSEEAWMQIADWMEQTGIGRKTVNYRIRDWGISRQRYWGTPIPIIYCSDCGTVPVPETDLPVLLPEKVTITGQSGSPLAHVPEFVNTTCPKCKKKAIRETDTMDGFVDSSWYFLRFCGWKDDNQPFDVAEAKYWMPTDQYIGGIDHATKHLIYARFFTKFLRDIGYVTVDEPFTNLLNQGWVLGRDGQKMSKSKGNVVDPMEMLEKYGADATRIFILFAAPPEPDIAWSDEGIEGASRFVNRVWRIANQYLELIKDSPSGTIASVQPASKQLRRITHVTIKKVTADIEERFHFNTAISAIMELVNELYRYDVGSVPKAEAASVVKEAISAMTILISPFAPHLAEELWHRLGNKTSVFAQPWITADESALVEEKMTIVVQINGKVRSRIEISADANEDEIKHAALADEKVKSWLAGKPIKNIVVVPKKLVSIVQ